Proteins from one Agelaius phoeniceus isolate bAgePho1 chromosome 10, bAgePho1.hap1, whole genome shotgun sequence genomic window:
- the LOC129124476 gene encoding uncharacterized protein LOC129124476 isoform X2, with translation MQQPDMSESSSGLTTSNQKFLNSYSSCCSILRDAHNILPVLPQNRGTLGQNWDPRLPFSLPSDSFKYLGWCDIEEHGVRGNQLLCPRVREGPSEEELFFRKEEHTLKRRKQVTDTEKWEKRLQENWENCAELNLSFQDLGDLYQVENLKRILRRLIRVEKLWLVDNSLTDLSAIRLPRCRELNVNKNHFTSFKQLPKIPQIQHLSLAENNITSLSGISDFRHTPLESLILRRNPLCSPICQT, from the exons ATGCAGCAGCCAGACATGTCTGAAAG TTCCTCAGGTCTGACTACAAGCAACCAGAAGTTCTTGAACTCCtactcctcctgctgctccatcctgaGGGATGCTCACAATATTCTGCCAGTTTTACCCCAAAACAGAGGAACCCTCGGGCAGAACTGGGACCCCAGGCTCCCTTTCTCA CTTCCCTCTGACTCCTTCAAGTACCTTGGCTGGTGTGACATAGAGGAACACGGCGTGCGAGGGAATCAGCTCCTCTGCCCCCGAGTGAGGGAAG GGCCCTCAGAAGAAGAGCTGTTTTTCAGGAAAGAAGAACATactctgaaaagaagaaaacaagtaACTGACacagagaaatgggaaaagagGCTGCAAGAGAACTGGGAAAACTGTGCT GAGCTGAACCTTTCCTTCCAGGACCTGGGTGATCTTTACCAGGTGGAAAACCTCAAGAGAATCCTCCGCAGATTAATTCGGGTGGAAAAGCTTTGGTTGGTGGACAATTCCCTGACAGACCTCAGTGCCATAAGGTTGCCAAG ATGCAGAGAGctaaatgtaaataaaaaccACTTTACATCCTTCAAACAGCTGCCAAAGATCCCTCAGATTCAGCACTTATCTCTTGCTGAAAACAACATCACGAGCCTGAGTGGGATTTCAGACTTCAGGCACACCCCACTGGAATCCCTCATCCTCAGGAGGAATCCCT TGTGTTCTCCAATTTGCCAAACCTGA
- the LOC129124476 gene encoding uncharacterized protein LOC129124476 isoform X1: MQQPDMSESSSGLTTSNQKFLNSYSSCCSILRDAHNILPVLPQNRGTLGQNWDPRLPFSLPSDSFKYLGWCDIEEHGVRGNQLLCPRVREGPSEEELFFRKEEHTLKRRKQVTDTEKWEKRLQENWENCAELNLSFQDLGDLYQVENLKRILRRLIRVEKLWLVDNSLTDLSAIRLPRCRELNVNKNHFTSFKQLPKIPQIQHLSLAENNITSLSGISDFRHTPLESLILRRNPCEFQERYRQLVFSNLPNLKILDGIPKLPEDCSPPEARFFYRMCTIL; encoded by the exons ATGCAGCAGCCAGACATGTCTGAAAG TTCCTCAGGTCTGACTACAAGCAACCAGAAGTTCTTGAACTCCtactcctcctgctgctccatcctgaGGGATGCTCACAATATTCTGCCAGTTTTACCCCAAAACAGAGGAACCCTCGGGCAGAACTGGGACCCCAGGCTCCCTTTCTCA CTTCCCTCTGACTCCTTCAAGTACCTTGGCTGGTGTGACATAGAGGAACACGGCGTGCGAGGGAATCAGCTCCTCTGCCCCCGAGTGAGGGAAG GGCCCTCAGAAGAAGAGCTGTTTTTCAGGAAAGAAGAACATactctgaaaagaagaaaacaagtaACTGACacagagaaatgggaaaagagGCTGCAAGAGAACTGGGAAAACTGTGCT GAGCTGAACCTTTCCTTCCAGGACCTGGGTGATCTTTACCAGGTGGAAAACCTCAAGAGAATCCTCCGCAGATTAATTCGGGTGGAAAAGCTTTGGTTGGTGGACAATTCCCTGACAGACCTCAGTGCCATAAGGTTGCCAAG ATGCAGAGAGctaaatgtaaataaaaaccACTTTACATCCTTCAAACAGCTGCCAAAGATCCCTCAGATTCAGCACTTATCTCTTGCTGAAAACAACATCACGAGCCTGAGTGGGATTTCAGACTTCAGGCACACCCCACTGGAATCCCTCATCCTCAGGAGGAATCCCTGTGAGTTCCAGGAAAGATACAGACAGCT TGTGTTCTCCAATTTGCCAAACCTGAAAATACTGGATGGCATCCCAAAACTGCCAGAGGACTGCTCACCCCCTGAGGCCAGGTTTTTTTACAGAATGTGTACCATACTCTAG